Genomic DNA from Candidatus Koribacter versatilis Ellin345:
CCGGTGAGCAGAATCTTGCCTTCTGATCCGACAACCCGCTGCCACGGAACACTTCCGCCTCCGCCGTGCAGTGCCCACGCAACCTGTCGCGCGTATCCCGGATAACCAGCCGCGTACGCAACATCCCCGTAAGTTGCGACCTTGCCGCGGGGAATGCGGCGGATTTGGGCGAGGAACTCTTTGAAGAGGTTCTTGTCTGTCTTTGGCACGTGAGTAGCGTAGCGCATCACGCGCGTCGCTTGCTTGTTACAATAATGAATTCCGCTCGCATCCACGCAGTCATCTGAAGCGCGTAGCGGACGTTTACCCAACATGCATCGCTGGTCTAAGCTCTTCATCCCTACTCTGCGCGAGGCGCCTGCCGACGCCGAAGTCGCCAGCCATAAGTTCCTCGTTCGGGCCGGATACATCCGCCAATTAGCCGCAGGCATTTACTCGTACTTGTTCCTCGGGAACCGCTCGATGAACAAGATCATCGGTATCGTCCGCGAGGAGATGGACAAGATCGGCCAGGAATATTACCTGCCGGCGTTAAATCCCCGTGAGATATGGGAAGCCAGCGGGCGCTGGGCGGTGATGGGCGACAACATGTTCCGCCTCAAGGACCGTAAGGGGGCGGAGCTTTGCCTCGGCATGACCCACGAAGAGATCATGACCGAGATCGCGCGCAAGGAACTGCGCAGCTACAAGCAGTTGCCGCAGATCTGGTACCAGATCCAGACCAAGTTTCGCGACGAGCCTCGTCCGAGGTCGGGACTGCTGCGCGTGCGCCAGTTCATCATGAAGGATTCGTACTCGTTCGACATCGACGCCGCGGGTCTGGACATCAGCTACCAGAAGCACCATGACGCGTACTGCCGCATCTTCGACCGTTGCGGGTTGAAGTACGTCGTTGTACACGCGGATTCCGGCGCGATGGGCGGCTCTGGGTCTCAGGAATTCATGGTCTACACCGACGCCGGTGAAGACCTCGTTGCGAGCTGCGCGAACTGCAGTTACGCCGCGAATGTGGAGAAAGCCACATCGAAGCTGGAAGCCATCGAGGACCTCGTTGCTACGGCCGATACGCCCGAACTCGTTCATACGCCCGGGCAGAAGACGATTGAGCAAGTCGCCGCGTACCTTGGCGTCTCACCGAAGAACAAGATCAAGACGCTTGCCTACATGATGGCCGCTCCCAAGGGAGCCAAGGACGGAAGAGAGCAGGCCCTCGTCGTGCTCCTGCGAGGCGACCATATGCTCAACGAGGCAAAGCTCGGCGCTGCAATCAAGGGGCGCGAAGTTCGTCCGATGACGGAGGAAGAAATCCAGGATCTGTTCCATTCCCCTGCCGGATACCTTGGACCTCTCAATGTCGAATGGGCCAAGACCTCCGAAGATACCGAGAAACCTTTGCTGCTTTTGGATGAGGCACTGGTCAGTCGCAAGAACCTGATCGCAGGCGCGAACAAAGAGGAGTATCACGTTCGTAACCTCACCCCGGGCGAAAGCTTCCAGTTCACCGGCTCGGCTGACCTGCGGATGGTCGCGGAAGGCGAGCCTTGCCCGAACTGCGGACACGCCTTGAAGGTGGGCAAGACGGTCGAGATCGGCCACATCTTCAAGCTCGGCTACAAGTACACGGACGCTATGGGTGCCCGCGTTCTCGACAAGGATGGCAAGGAAGTCATGCCGATCATGGGCAGCTACGGCATTGGCATGGAGCGCATCTTGACGGCGTCAGTCGAGCAGTCCAACGACGATAACGGCTTCTGGCTGCCTGCCCAGATCGCCCCGTTCGAAGTCGTTGTTACCCCAACCAACGTCAGCGACGAAAAGCTGGCGAAAGGGGCTGAGGAGATCGCTGCAAAGCTGGAGGCTGCAGGGTTTGACGTCATCCTGGACGACCGCGACGAGCGGCCGGGTGTGAAGTTCAAGGATGCAGACTTGGTGGGTATCCCCGTCCGGATAAACGTGGGAAAGAAGTTCGTGGAGGGCAAAGTTGAGGTAATTCACCGCTCGACACGTGAGTCGCTCGATGCTACGATTCCGGAAATCGTTGAAAAGATAGCGGCTTGGTTGAAACCGAGTGCTTAACCCCCGGATCTATCATCGTGCCACGGAGCTTTGTAAATGAGCCGAATTAAGGCGGTGTTTGCGTTCGTCATTATCATCGGAGTGGTGTACGTGTGCTACGTCATCGGGCCGCCGTACTTTAACAACTACCAATTCCAGGATGACCTGAACACGGAAGTTCGTTTCATGCAGAACGCCCGTAAGTCGGATGAAGAAATCAAGGCCGATATCATCAAGAAGGCCACTGATAACGGGATCCAGCTTACGCCGGCGCAGATCAGAATCAACCTGGTCGGCAAAACGATGACGGTGGAAGTTAACTATTCGGTTCACGTGGAACTGCCGGGCTATTCCAGCGACATCCAATTTCATCCTGTCGCGTCGAACACGTTGGTTATGTAGTCTCCGGAATTGTTGCAAATTGTCAGGGTCCCCAATTTGGGACCCTGTTTGCCTTACAATAGAGGTTGCTCTGGCCCGGGTATCATGTGCCGCCCCCCTTTAGGGTGGGATGTGTCGTTTCGGCGGGAACGCGCGCGGCGAGTCATTTTGCGCAGCTAGGTAACAAAACGACGCCGAACGACGTCTCAATAAGAACGGCATCTCTGTTCAAACTGTGGCTATCAAAATCAAAATCCCCAGCTTTTCCACCCTGAAGCGCTTGTCTGCCAGTAAGGGCAAGTCTCGCTCGCAGGCATCTGCAGAAGGATGGCGGCGCTACGAACGCGAAATCCGCCTCGGCGTCGCGGCGTTCATTGTTGTCTGCATCGTATTCTTCTCGGTCTTCACGTATTACTACGTCAAGTACCAGCGCATCGTCGATCGCCGCATGAGCGGGCAGATCTTCGCTCCTTCCGCGAAGATCTATGCGCGTCCGGTCGAACTCGATGTGGGGGATCGAGCATCCGTCAGCGAGATTGCCGCGGACCTGCGTCGATCGGGGTACTCCGATGACGCGAAGGGTACCGATTTCGGGCGCTTTGAATTGCGCCACGGCGGAATCGAAATTTATCCCGGGCCGCAGTCGTACCACAGCTCTGATTCCGCGACCATCTACATTGCCGATGGCAAAGTTTCGCGCATTGCCGGTGGAAACGGCGGCGACCTTTCAGCTTACGAACTCGAACCGCAACTCGTGACCGCGCTTTTCCAGGGAGAAGATCGGTCGAAGCGGCAGATCGTGAAGTTCAACGAGATACCTAAGGTGATGGTGGATGCTGTTCTCGCCATCGAAGACCGGCGTTTCTTCCAGCACGGCGGCGTGAATTATTACCGCCTTGCGGAAGCGGGGATCACTGACGTCTTGCATCATCACCGGGGCCAAGGTGGCTCAACGCTGACGATGCAGCTTTCTCGCGGGTTCTTCCTGACACCAGAGAAGACGATGAAGAGGAAGTTCACTGAGATGCTCATCGCTATTGAGCTTGAGCAGCGCTTCAGCAAGCAACAGATTTTCGAACTGTATGCCAACCAAGTTCCGATGGGACAGCGCGGTTCCTACGGCATCAGCGGCTTTGGTGAAGCTGCACGCGCGTACTTCAATAAGGACATCAAGAACCTCACTTTGCCGGAAGCCGCGTTGCTCGCCGGACTCATTCAGCGTCCAAGTTATCTTTCGCCTTATCGCCACCCGGAGCGCGCACTCGATCGCCGCAACCTGGTACTGGATTCGATGGTTGAGACCGGCACCATTACGCGCGACGAGGCTGACAAGGCAAAGGCGACGCCCCTGAAGCTCGCCGCGCCAAACGTGGAAGCCAGCGATGCTCCTTACTTCGTCGACATGGTGAAGGACTTCCTGGGATCGAAGTATGGCGAAACCGACATCAACGAGAACCAGTACCGGATCTACACCTCGATTGATCCCGAGTTGCAAAAGGCCGCGGCTGAAGCGGTGGAAGTCGGCATCAAAGGCGTTGACGAGCAGGTGTTGAAGGCGCGTACGAAGAAGGTGAAAGTCGGGACAGGGAAGAACGCGAAGACGGACACCGAAGTGAAGCCGGGACCGGAAGCCCAGGTGGCGCTCGTCGCGATTGATCCGCACACGGGCGAGGTGCTGGCTCTGGTCGGCGGACGCAACTATGGCATGAGCCAATTGAATCACGCGATCGCCAAGCGTCCGACTGGTTCGATCTTCAAGCCCTTTGTTTATGCGGCTGCGATGAATACCGCGATCACCGGCGATCCTGCGCAGGCAGTTACGCCGGCATCGCTGGTGGACGATTCGCCGACGACATTCATGTATGGCGACCAGATTTACGAGCCGCGTAACTACAAAGCCGAGTATCACGGTCAGGTCACCGCGCGCTATGCACTGGCGATGTCGTTGAACAACGCGACGGTGAAACTTGCCGAGCAGGTTGGGTATGACAACGTCGCGAACCTCGCGAAGAACGCCGGTATCGTCAGCGTAAAGGCGACGCCCGCCATGGCGCTCGGCGCCTATGACGCGACTCCACTTGAAATGGCGGGCGCGTATACGGTATTCGCCAACGGCGGCGTGCGTCTTTCGCCGACACTGGTAAAGAGCGTGCGCACGACGAAGGGCGATGTCGTAGACAACTTCCAGGCCGAGAGCCGCAATGTTCTCGATCCGCGCGTAGCGGCTGTCCTGACAGACATGCTGCAAGGACCGGTGAATTATGGCACCGGCTACACGGTCCGCCAGCGGGGATTTACGGCGCCCGCGGCAGGGAAGACCGGCACTTCACACGATGCCTGGTTCGCCGGCTACACCAGCAATCTTCTCTGCATTGTCTGGGTTGGATTCGACGACTATAGCGACATCAAACTTTCGGGTGCCGTCGCTGCCGCGCCTGTCTGGGCGGAATTTATGAAACGCGCTCAGAAGATTTCTCAGTACGAGGACATGAAGGGCTTCGGGCAGCCGTCGGGCGTGGTTTCAGTGGAACTCGACAAAGTGACCAACGATCTCGCGACGCCGTCGTGCCCGGAGACCTACACCGCATCGTTCGTCGCCGGAACAGAGCCGAAAGAAACCTGCGATCAAGCACTCGGAGACCACCGCGGCATACTGTCGAAAATCTTCGGAGGAAGCGGCCAGCAAACCGTGTTGCCACCACCCACGACCAACGGGCCCGTGAACAACATGCCGCCTGCGCAAACGACCACTTCCGCGCAGCAGCAACAACAGGATCAGAACAAAAAGAAGAAGGGATTCTTCGGCAAGATTGCAGGGTTCTTCAAGAGCGATGGCAGCGATGGTCAACAGTCGCAGCAGCAGAACCAAACCGATCCAAACAATAATGGAAGTGCCAGTCCGCATTAAACAATGCTTTGGACGCTCTCCAGCCGGCGCAAAATTCCATAGTCCAGAGTAGAAGGTTTCAACCGCGCTCTCTTAGGTTGGAAATCGCGCTTTCCGTTAAACCGTTTCAACTTTTTTGCCATTTCCTGCCACTCTAGTACTAGCTTTTGTAGTAGACTCCCGCCACTTTGGTTTTGGTCCTCGTTGCGCCCTCGCAACGAACCTGTGGATTCGCGCTTCGCGCGTTGTTGTTTGGGTCAGTGAAAAACAGAAAGTCAGACGTTAAACCCCCTTCGCTTGCTTGGAGTTTGGGCCCCTTTTCCGTGCAGATCGAGGATTCTCCCTTTCCATGTTCCGACTTAACAATTCAGGAGATGCGATGTCTCGAAGCTCGATACGTTGGCTTACAAGTGTGTTTAGTCTCTCCCTCCTCCTCTCCCCCGCGCTCCGTGCGCAAAACCAGGCAGACAATCAGACTCATCGAGTCGGCGAACCATTCGTCATTTGGGAACTGAAGCACGACGTCTCGCCACCACTGCGCGACATGGCGCGCTGGTCGCAACCGCCTCACGCCAAACACGAAGCTGAACCGGTGCGCAGGATTCCAATGCCGCCATTTCCGCCAGCACAGCAGGACGCCGTGATCCAGCGGCAATCGCTGACCACGAATCTTGCCGCCAGCACAGGCTTGAACTTTGAAGGCCTTGGCAACGGCCAATATGGATTCACGGTCAACAGTGCTCCGCCCGATACAGACGGATACGTCGGCACCACGCAGTACGTGCAGGAAGTAAACAGCTCGTATGCGGTGTTCAATAAATCCACCGGCGCGCTGATTGCGGGGCCATTTGGGACTAACTCTTTGTGGAGTGGCTTCGGCGGCGGTTGCCAATCGAACGATGACGGCGACGGCATCGTGCTTTTCGATAAGGCTGCGCAGCGCTGGGTCATCACCCAGTTCTCGGTGTCGAGCACCCCGTACTTGGAGTGCATAGCGGTTTCGACCTCGGCGGACGCGACCGGCACGTACACCCGCTACTCGTTCCAATACTCCAACTTCCCGGACTACCCGAAGCTTGGTGTATGGCCCGACGGCTACTACATGTCGTTCAACATGTTCAACGGAACGACGAATGCGTTCCTTGGCGCCCAGGCTTGCGTTGCCAACCGCGCCAAGATGATCGCCGGCCAGACCGCGAACCAAGTCTGCTTCCAGCAGAGCTCTTCGGTCGGCGGGTTGTTGCCTTCGGATCTCGACGGCGCGACGCCTCCACCGACCGGAGCACCCGACTATTACTTCACCTACGGAACCAATTCGCTCCAGATGTACAAGTTCCACGTGGATTGGACGACAACGTCGAACTCGACATTCACGGGCCCGACGAACATCAGCGTTGCTTCCTTCACCCCGCTTTGCAGCGGCGGCACTTGCGTTCCGCAGCCGAGCACGACGAACAAACTGGACTCACTCGCCGATCGCTTAATGTTCCGCGTGGCTTATCGCAACTTCGGTTCACATGAATCGTTGGCGATCAGCCATTCCGTAACGGGCGGCGTGCGCTGGTACGAAATCCAAAACCCGGCAGGAACACCCACCGTAGCGCAGCAGGGAACGTTCGGTCCTGACGGCAGTACACGCTGGATGCCGAGCGTTGCAATGGACCAGGCTGGCGACATGGCCATCGGTTACAGCGTGTCCAGTTCGTCGGTATCGCCATCGGTGCGCATTAGCGGCCGCGTGCCGACCGATCCTTCCGGCACTCTGGAAACAGAAACCAGCGTGGTAGCGGGCGCGGGATCGCAGAACGGAACACTTACCCGCTGGGGCGACTATAGCGCGATGACGGTGGACCCGGTGGACGACTGTACCTTCTGGTTCACGGAAGAGTACATGAAGACCACGGGAACCTTTAACTGGAACACGCGTATCGTTTCGTTCAAGTTTCCCGGTTGCGGTTCGAGTGGTCCCACGGGATCGGTCAGCCCGACGAGTCTGACTTTCGCGAGCACGACGGTCGGCAGCACGAGCGCTTCCCAACCCATAACCCTCAGCAATAGCAGTTCCACCGCGTTGAGCATTACCAGCATCGCGGCGAGCGGCGACTTTGCGCAAACCAACAATTGCGGTAGTTCACTGGCCGCAAACTCCTCGTGCACCATCAACGTTACGTTTACTCCAACTGCCACTGGCACACGGACGGGAACTCTCACCGTCAGTGATAACGCAAGCAATTCACCGCAGACGGTGAGCCTCACAGGAACCGGCGCGAGCAGCGGTACGCCGCAAGCAACGCTGAGTCCGACGAGCCTCACTTTCGGCAGCACAAATGTCGGCACCACCAGCGCAGCGCAGAACATCACGCTGACGAATGGAGGATCCGCTACGCTGAGCATCAGCGGTATCGGTATCAGCGGCGACTTTGCCCAGTCCAACAACTGCGGTACTTCGGTTGGTGCAGGTGGAAGTTGCACCATCAGCGTAACTTTCACTCCCACGACGACGGGCACGCGTACCGGCACGCTCTCGGTTACGGACAACGCCACTGGCAGTCCGCAATCGGCAGGCCTGACGGGCACGGGTGCAACCGGCGGTGGAGGTGGTCCGCAGACCGCGCTCTACAGCAGCACATTGAAAGCGCCGCAGTGCGCGACGGTTGGCTCCTCGTGCGACTCCGGTACTTCGCTGCTGAACGGTCGCGACACGATGTCGGGGGGCGCCGAGCCGAACCAGCCGAACACGATCAACAGCTCGTGTGCGGATGGTACGTCGGGCACCTACCACTCGGATGAGTCCGTTGATCGCGTGCAGATCGCGACCAGCGATGGCACCTCGTTCGCACCGGGCAAGACTGTGACGGTCAGTGCTACGGTGTGGGCCTACAGCACATATACCTCCGACCACTTGGATCTCTACTACGCGGCGAACGCTAACAGCCCGACGTGGACAGCGATCCAGACCAATATCACTCCCGCCGGCAGCGGTGCACGGACGATCACCGGTACTTTCACGTTGCCTTCGGGCAGCTTGCAGGCGGTACGTGCCAACTTCCGCTACCAGGGATCCGCGTCATCCTGCAGTACCGGCGCCTACGACGATCATGATGATCTCGTGTTCGCCGTTGGCTCGGCGGCCCCGGACTACTCTCTCTCTGCTTCTCCGAGCAGCGTGAGTGTGATCCAGGGTTCGAACGCAAACAGCACGATCACCGTGACGCCAACGGGTGGCTTCAGCGGATCGGTTTCGTTGTCTGCCTCCGGCTTGCCGGCCGGCGTGACCGCGGTCTTCAATCCGACGAGCACCACCAGCACGAGCACGTTGACGTTCACCGCAAGCAGTACAGCCACGCTGGGCACTTCCACGGTGACGATCACGGGAACGTCCGGCACCACTACTCACACAACCAATGTCACGCTGACGGTGAATTCACCGGGCGGCGGTGCACAAACGGCGGTCTACAGCAGCACACTGAAAGCGCCGCAATGCGCTTCCAGCGGAACATCGTGCGATTCAGGTACGTCACTGTTACTCGGACGCGGCACGATGTCGGGTGGCACGGAAGTGAACCATCCCAACACGATCAACAACTCGTGTACTGACGGCAACTCAGGCACCTTCCACTCCGACGAATCGAACGATCGACTTGTGATCGCTTCGACCGATGGAACCGCGTTGACCCACGGCAAGACCGCGAAGATTACTGCGACGGTCTGGGCGTGGAACACCGGTTCCTCCGACTCTCTCGACCTGTACTACGCTGCCAACGCCAGCAGTCCGACTTGGGTGCTGATTGGAACACTCACGCCGACCGCGGGCGGACAGCAGACGTTGTCCACCACATTCACTCTGCCGACCGGAAGCGTGCAGGCAATTCGAGCGAACTTCCGTTACCAGGGATCCGCATCGTCGTGTAGCACCGGTTCCTACGACGATCACGACGACTTGGTGTTCGCGGTGCAATAACCATTGTTCTCACGGACCCGGGCGTTATTGCCCGGGTTTTTTTTTGCAAAAAGTGCCGCGTTGTTCGCGCTGAGACGAGCTATACCTGCCCGGTAATCCGCGCCTGATAACGGTTCCATCAAATAGAAGGAACTATTTGTGTTGCGAGAATATCGACGTTCTTGAATCCAGTGGCTCGCGACCGACATCTGTTAGTGGCACGTGGGGTTTTTATCAGAATGGCTGGATTAAGAAAACTGTCGGTCCTATTGGCTTTTGCTTTTGCAGCACTGTGCCTTTTGACGAATGTCGCCTGCACCAGTACTGAAGCGAAGCAGCCTGCGCCACAAGCACTTCCCGTGAAAACCAGTTCAATTCAGCTGCAGCAGGTGCCGCAAGTGGGCGAATTCGTAGCGACCGTGAAATCGCGGCGTTCCGCCAGCATTCAACCGCAAGTGGATGGCTCGCTGACAAGAATCCTGGTGAAGTCCGGGGACAGCGTGCGCGCCGGACAAGTCCTGATGACGATCGATCCGCTGAAGCAACAGGCGACCGTTGACCAGCAGCGCAGCACCGAGGCCCAGAAAAAGGCCACGCTCGATTACAACGAGCGCGAACTGGAGCGCCAGAAGGCCCTGTTTGAATCGGGCGTGACCAGCAAACGCGATTATGAAATTGCGCTGCAGAACTATCAGAACTCCAAGGCTGACTGGGAAGCCTCGACGGCAGCTCGCGTCACCCAGCAGCGGCAGCTCGCGTATTACAACCTGACTGCGCCTTTCGCCGGGATCGTGGGCGATATTCCCGTTCACATTGGCGATTACGTTTCGCCCCAAACGCTGCTTACAACGGTGGATGAGAACGCGGAACTCGAGGCCTACATCTACATCCCAACCGACCGCACTGCCGACATCCGCATGGGTTTGCCCGTGCAAATCGTTACCAGCAAGGGAGAACTCATCGAAGCAACCAAGGTGGATTTCATCTCGCCCCAAGTGGATAACGCATTGCAGGGCATCCTGGTGAAAGCTCCTCTTCACGGTTCGTTGGAAAAGTTCCGTAATGCCCAGCTGATCAAGGCGCGCGTGGTGTGGAACACTTCGCCAACTCCCACAGTTCCTGTGCTTGCGGTCACGCGGATCGGCGGCCAGCCGTTCGTCTATGTCGCAGCACAGACGGACAAGGGAACTGTCGCGAAACAACGCTCGGTTGTATTGGGCGACACCGTTGGGAATGACTACGCGGTTACGAGTGGTCTGCAACCCGGCGACAAAGTGATCGTCTCTGGGATCCAGTTCCTCGCAGACGGCGTACCGGTGCAACCGATCAGTTAGAAAATATCCACGACAACATCGTCCGAGAGGATCGGCGATGCCCACACAGGAGTTGGACTGTGGTTGACTTCTTTATCAAGCGCCCCATTTTCGCGACCGTATGTGCGTTGCTGATTATCCTGGCGGGCGCGGTTTGCATCCCGACGTTGCCGATCTCGCTGTATCCCGAGCTTGCTCCCCCACAGGTTACTGTGACGAGCAATTACGTCGGCGCGAACGCTCAAGTGGTGGAGTCTGCGGTCACCACTCCGCTTGAACAGCAGATCAACGGTGTGGAGGGCATGCACTACATCTCGTCCACCAGTTCCAACGACGGCACCAGCAGCATCAACGTCACGTTTCGTACCGGGTACGACTTAAACATCGCCGCCGTCGACGTGCAGAACCGCGTCGCGGCTGCGCAAGGACGGCTCCCGCAGGAAATCAAAAACACTGGCGTTACCATCACGAAGGCGAATCCGAACTTCGTTTTTGCCGCCGGTTTTTACTCGCCCGACAACACTCTTTCCAACCAATACATTTCGAACTATCTCGACGTTTACGTGAAAGATGCGCTCAAGCGAATCCAGGGCGTGGGCGATGTAGTGATCTTCGGCGAACGCAAGTACGCCATGCGCATCTGGCTCGATCCCACGAAGCTCGCCGCGCGCCAACTCACGGCTGCTGACGTCGTAGCGGCGCTCCAGGAGCAGAACGTCGAAATTCCAGCTGGACAACTCGGGCGTCCGCCGGCAGATCCCAAGCAGAACTTCCAGGTCACGCTACGCGCTGTTGGACGGCTCTCTGACCCGCGAGAGTTCGAAGACATCATCCTCAAGAGCACCAAGAACGGAATCGTTCAACTCAAGGACGTTGGCCATGCGGAAGTCGGCGCCGAGAATTACGATACCAACCTGCTCTACAGCGGACACGAGGCGATCGGTATCGGTGTACAGCAGCTATCGAACGCGAATGCGCTTGAAGTCGACAAAGCGGCCAAAGCCGAACTGGCTGAGCTCTCCAAGTCTTTTCCTCCCGGCATCAAGTACGTGGTTGCCTTTGACACGACGACCGTGGTTGGCGATTCCGTAAAAGAGGTCATCACCACACTCGAAGAAGCAGTGTTGATCGTCATCATCGTGATCTTCCTCTTCCTTCTCGATTGGCGCGCAACGATCATTCCGGCGGTCACGATCCCGGTTTCCTTGATTGGCACATTTGCCTTCATCAAGATGTTCGGGTTCTCGATCAACTCGCTCACGTTGTTCGGCATTACTTTGGCGACGGGGTTGGTGGTCGACGACGCTATCGTCGTCATCGAAAACGCCCAGCGGCACATCAACCAAGACCATACCGATCCACATCGCGCAACCTCGGTCGCTATGGCGGAGGTATCCAGCGCCGTAGTTGCAACATCGCTGGTTCTGATCTCAGTCTTTGTCCCGGTATCGTTTTTCCCCGGCACCACCGGTATTCTCTACCGCCAGTTCTCGCTGACTATCGCTTTCTCAATCGCGATATCCCTATTCAACGCGCTCACGCTCTCGCCGGCATTGGCGGCCATCTTGTTGCGCAGCGAAGAGAAGAAGTACGGCATGCTCGATTGGACGCGGAGCAAAACCATCTCGGGTGGCTATCGCAAAATCGCGCACGGGATTGACGACGCCATCCACGGCCTGGGTGCGTGGTATGGAAAAGTTATTGGAACAGTCTTGCGCTTGCGCTACGTGATGCTGGCACTCTTTGTGGCTGGTCTCGTGGCCACCGGATACATGTACGTCCACGTGCCTACGGGTTTCGTTCCGCAGGAAGACCAGAACTATTTCATTACCGTCGTGCAGGCTCCGCAGGGTGCCTCGCTCGCGTACACGACGTCGATCGCCAAGCAGGCAGAGCAGATCCTGCGCGCCGATCCAGATGTCTTTGGCACCTTCGCGGTACCTGGTTTCTCTCTGACCGGAGGTAGTTCGTCCAACTACGGTCTGATCTTTGCGCCTCTGAAGCCGATCGACGAGCGCAAGGGCAAGGGCCATGCTGCAAGCGACATCGTGGCGAGGATAGGACCAAAGCTTTTCTCGGTTCCGGGCGCGATTATCGTTCCCTTCGAACCTCCCGCCATCCAAGGTATCGGTAGCTTTGGCGGATTCCAGTTCCAATTGCAGGACCTCGGCCGCAACACGCTGCAGGATCTCGACGTTGTCGCGCACAAGATCATCGGGGCTAGTCGTCAGCGGCAGGACCTGGCGGGATTGTTCACGAGCTATACGGCGAACGATCCCCAGGAACTCGTTGAGATCGATCGCCAGAAGGCAAAGGCCATGGGCGTGCCGATCAGCCAGATCACCCAGGCTCTGGGCGTGTATATGGGGTCGGAGTATGTGAACGACTTCGATTTCAACAATCGGTCCTACCGCGTTTACGTCCAGGCCGATCAACCGTTCCGCATGACGGCACGCGACATTCGTCAATATTATGTGCGCTCTGACACCAACGGTCTCGTACCTCTTGAAAACATCGTCACGCTGAAAGAAACCTCCGGCCCGCAGGTCATCAATCACTTCAACCTGTTCCGGTCCGCCGAAATCGATGGCGCTCCGGCTCCGGGCTTTAGCTCCAGCCACGGACTGGAAGCAATGCAGGAACTCGCGCATCAGAAC
This window encodes:
- a CDS encoding MGMT family protein encodes the protein MKSLDQRCMLGKRPLRASDDCVDASGIHYCNKQATRVMRYATHVPKTDKNLFKEFLAQIRRIPRGKVATYGDVAYAAGYPGYARQVAWALHGGGGSVPWQRVVGSEGKILLTGEHGFEQRMRLQGEGVSFIGLRVDMKTHHFSFFGKKKPAKKKSAAKKR
- a CDS encoding proline--tRNA ligase is translated as MHRWSKLFIPTLREAPADAEVASHKFLVRAGYIRQLAAGIYSYLFLGNRSMNKIIGIVREEMDKIGQEYYLPALNPREIWEASGRWAVMGDNMFRLKDRKGAELCLGMTHEEIMTEIARKELRSYKQLPQIWYQIQTKFRDEPRPRSGLLRVRQFIMKDSYSFDIDAAGLDISYQKHHDAYCRIFDRCGLKYVVVHADSGAMGGSGSQEFMVYTDAGEDLVASCANCSYAANVEKATSKLEAIEDLVATADTPELVHTPGQKTIEQVAAYLGVSPKNKIKTLAYMMAAPKGAKDGREQALVVLLRGDHMLNEAKLGAAIKGREVRPMTEEEIQDLFHSPAGYLGPLNVEWAKTSEDTEKPLLLLDEALVSRKNLIAGANKEEYHVRNLTPGESFQFTGSADLRMVAEGEPCPNCGHALKVGKTVEIGHIFKLGYKYTDAMGARVLDKDGKEVMPIMGSYGIGMERILTASVEQSNDDNGFWLPAQIAPFEVVVTPTNVSDEKLAKGAEEIAAKLEAAGFDVILDDRDERPGVKFKDADLVGIPVRINVGKKFVEGKVEVIHRSTRESLDATIPEIVEKIAAWLKPSA
- a CDS encoding DUF4845 domain-containing protein, with protein sequence MSRIKAVFAFVIIIGVVYVCYVIGPPYFNNYQFQDDLNTEVRFMQNARKSDEEIKADIIKKATDNGIQLTPAQIRINLVGKTMTVEVNYSVHVELPGYSSDIQFHPVASNTLVM
- a CDS encoding transglycosylase domain-containing protein — encoded protein: MSASKGKSRSQASAEGWRRYEREIRLGVAAFIVVCIVFFSVFTYYYVKYQRIVDRRMSGQIFAPSAKIYARPVELDVGDRASVSEIAADLRRSGYSDDAKGTDFGRFELRHGGIEIYPGPQSYHSSDSATIYIADGKVSRIAGGNGGDLSAYELEPQLVTALFQGEDRSKRQIVKFNEIPKVMVDAVLAIEDRRFFQHGGVNYYRLAEAGITDVLHHHRGQGGSTLTMQLSRGFFLTPEKTMKRKFTEMLIAIELEQRFSKQQIFELYANQVPMGQRGSYGISGFGEAARAYFNKDIKNLTLPEAALLAGLIQRPSYLSPYRHPERALDRRNLVLDSMVETGTITRDEADKAKATPLKLAAPNVEASDAPYFVDMVKDFLGSKYGETDINENQYRIYTSIDPELQKAAAEAVEVGIKGVDEQVLKARTKKVKVGTGKNAKTDTEVKPGPEAQVALVAIDPHTGEVLALVGGRNYGMSQLNHAIAKRPTGSIFKPFVYAAAMNTAITGDPAQAVTPASLVDDSPTTFMYGDQIYEPRNYKAEYHGQVTARYALAMSLNNATVKLAEQVGYDNVANLAKNAGIVSVKATPAMALGAYDATPLEMAGAYTVFANGGVRLSPTLVKSVRTTKGDVVDNFQAESRNVLDPRVAAVLTDMLQGPVNYGTGYTVRQRGFTAPAAGKTGTSHDAWFAGYTSNLLCIVWVGFDDYSDIKLSGAVAAAPVWAEFMKRAQKISQYEDMKGFGQPSGVVSVELDKVTNDLATPSCPETYTASFVAGTEPKETCDQALGDHRGILSKIFGGSGQQTVLPPPTTNGPVNNMPPAQTTTSAQQQQQDQNKKKKGFFGKIAGFFKSDGSDGQQSQQQNQTDPNNNGSASPH